From the genome of Stigmatella aurantiaca, one region includes:
- a CDS encoding GFA family protein, translated as MNLGGCFCGAIRYEVSLPMTAVAYCHCSKCRRWHGHVGAYTAVDREGFRLTESRGLKWHSVSSTVRRGFCVECGSSVLFDETPDPKMSICAGTLDAPSGVREKAHIFAASKGDYYEISGELPKYDTLPKK; from the coding sequence ATGAACCTGGGTGGCTGCTTTTGTGGTGCGATTCGGTACGAGGTGAGCCTTCCGATGACGGCGGTGGCGTACTGCCACTGCTCGAAGTGCCGCCGGTGGCATGGGCACGTCGGCGCCTACACGGCGGTGGATCGCGAGGGCTTCCGGCTCACGGAGTCGCGCGGCCTCAAATGGCACTCGGTCTCGTCCACGGTCCGGCGCGGCTTCTGCGTTGAGTGCGGTTCGAGCGTGCTGTTTGACGAGACCCCGGATCCGAAGATGTCGATCTGCGCCGGCACGCTCGACGCGCCCTCCGGCGTTCGCGAGAAGGCCCACATCTTCGCGGCCAGCAAGGGCGACTACTACGAGATCTCAGG
- a CDS encoding carbohydrate-binding protein produces the protein MFTMWRQELRGVSKRLLGAAMLFFSTVVVFAPDEAAAACRGAWTEGSSYNIGDGVSYNGGSYSAIQPHTACVGCGWNPVAAPSLWKTGGDCGTNPPPPPPPPPPTGNGIASVLSEDTFNSMFPSRNGFYTYRALVDAANT, from the coding sequence ATGTTCACTATGTGGCGACAGGAATTGCGTGGCGTTTCGAAGCGCCTCTTGGGTGCGGCAATGCTGTTCTTTTCAACGGTGGTTGTATTTGCACCGGATGAAGCCGCAGCGGCGTGTCGAGGCGCCTGGACGGAAGGGTCGTCCTACAACATTGGCGATGGCGTGAGTTACAACGGAGGGAGCTATTCGGCCATCCAACCCCATACCGCTTGCGTCGGTTGTGGATGGAATCCTGTGGCAGCACCGTCGCTCTGGAAGACGGGGGGCGACTGTGGCACGAATCCCCCGCCCCCGCCCCCTCCCCCTCCCCCCACGGGCAACGGCATCGCCTCGGTCCTGAGCGAGGACACCTTCAACTCCATGTTCCCCAGCCGCAACGGCTTCTACACCTACCGGGCGCTGGTGGACGCGGCCAACAC